The following coding sequences lie in one Arabidopsis thaliana chromosome 3, partial sequence genomic window:
- the TDF1 gene encoding Duplicated homeodomain-like superfamily protein (DEFECTIVE IN MERISTEM DEVELOPMENT AND FUNCTION 1 (TDF1); CONTAINS InterPro DOMAIN/s: SANT, DNA-binding (InterPro:IPR001005), Homeodomain-like (InterPro:IPR009057), Myb, DNA-binding (InterPro:IPR014778), HTH transcriptional regulator, Myb-type, DNA-binding (InterPro:IPR017930), Homeodomain-related (InterPro:IPR012287), Myb transcription factor (InterPro:IPR015495); BEST Arabidopsis thaliana protein match is: myb domain protein 103 (TAIR:AT5G56110.1); Has 8909 Blast hits to 8197 proteins in 475 species: Archae - 0; Bacteria - 0; Metazoa - 781; Fungi - 493; Plants - 5873; Viruses - 5; Other Eukaryotes - 1757 (source: NCBI BLink).) — translation MGRPPCCDKSNVKKGLWTEEEDAKILAYVAIHGVGNWSLIPKKAGLNRCGKSCRLRWTNYLRPDLKHDSFSTQEEELIIECHRAIGSRWSSIARKLPGRTDNDVKNHWNTKLKKKLMKMGIDPVTHKPVSQLLAEFRNISGHGNASFKTEPSNNSILTQSNSAWEMMRNTTTNHESYYTNSPMMFTNSSEYQTTPFHFYSHPNHLLNGTTSSCSSSSSSTSITQPNQVPQTPVTNFYWSDFLLSDPVPQVVGSSATSDLTFTQNEHHFNIEAEYISQNIDSKASGTCHSASSFVDEILDKDQEMLSQFPQLLNDFDY, via the exons ATGGGAAGACCTCCTTGTTGTGACAAGTCCAATGTCAAGAAAGGTCTCTGGACCGAGGAAGAAGACGCTAAGATCCTTGCTTATGTTGCTATCCATGGTGTAGGAAACTGGAGCTTGATCCCCAAAAAAGCAg GTCTGAATCGATGTGGAAAGAGCTGTAGACTAAGATGGACTAATTACTTAAGACCTGACCTTAAACATGACAGCTTCTCTAcccaagaagaagagcttatCATTGAGTGTCATAGAGCCATTGGCAGCAG GTGGTCTTCCATTGCACGAAAGCTTCCAGGAAGAACGGATAATGATGTGAAGAATCACTGGAACacaaagctgaagaagaagctgatgaaAATGGGGATAGACCCGGTGACTCATAAACCGGTTTCTCAACTCCTTGCAGAATTCAGAAACATTAGCGGCCATGGAAATGCATCCTTCAAAACAGAACCATCTAACAACTCTATACTCACACAATCCAACTCAGCTTGGGAAATGATGagaaacacaacaacaaaccaTGAGAGTTATTACACCAACTCTCCAATGATGTTTACAAATTCCTCTGAGTACCAAACTACTCCATTTCATTTCTATAGCCATCCAAATCATCTGCTCAATGGAACCACATCTTCATgctcttcctcatcatcttctactAGTATCACTCAGCCAAACCAAGTACCTCAAACACCGGTTACTAACTTCTACTGGAGCGATTTCCTTCTCTCGGACCCGGTTCCTCAAGTAGTGGGATCCTCAGCTACTAGCGACCTCACTTTTACGCAGAACGAACATCATTTCAACATCGAAGCCGAATACATCTCTCAAAACATCGATTCAAAGGCCTCGGGAACATGTCATTCCGCGAGTTCCTTCGTTGACGAAATACTAGATAAAGACCAAGAGATGTTGTCACAGTTTCCTCAACTCTTGAATGATTTCGATTATTAG
- a CDS encoding Oxoglutarate/iron-dependent oxygenase (Oxoglutarate/iron-dependent oxygenase; FUNCTIONS IN: oxidoreductase activity, acting on paired donors, with incorporation or reduction of molecular oxygen, 2-oxoglutarate as one donor, and incorporation of one atom each of oxygen into both donors, oxidoreductase activity, oxidoreductase activity, acting on paired donors, with incorporation or reduction of molecular oxygen, L-ascorbic acid binding, iron ion binding; INVOLVED IN: oxidation reduction, peptidyl-proline hydroxylation to 4-hydroxy-L-proline; LOCATED IN: Golgi apparatus; EXPRESSED IN: 24 plant structures; EXPRESSED DURING: 13 growth stages; CONTAINS InterPro DOMAIN/s: Prolyl 4-hydroxylase, alpha subunit (InterPro:IPR006620), Oxoglutarate/iron-dependent oxygenase (InterPro:IPR005123), Metridin-like ShK toxin (InterPro:IPR003582); BEST Arabidopsis thaliana protein match is: Oxoglutarate/iron-dependent oxygenase (TAIR:AT3G28490.1).), with the protein MDSRIFLAFSLCFLFTLPLISSAPNRFLTRSSNTRDGSVIKMKTSASSFGFDPTRVTQLSWTPRVFLYEGFLSDEECDHFIKLAKGKLEKSMVADNDSGESVESEDSVSVVRQSSSFIANMDSLEIDDIVSNVEAKLAAWTFLPEENGESMQILHYENGQKYEPHFDYFHDQANLELGGHRIATVLMYLSNVEKGGETVFPMWKGKATQLKDDSWTECAKQGYAVKPRKGDALLFFNLHPNATTDSNSLHGSCPVVEGEKWSATRWIHVKSFERAFNKQSGCMDENVSCEKWAKAGECQKNPTYMVGSDKDHGYCRKSCKACSS; encoded by the exons ATGGATTCTCGGATTTTTCTCGCATTTtccctctgttttctcttcacTCTCCCTCTAATTTCATCTGCACCTAACCGCTTCCTCACTAGATCGAGTAACACTAG AGATGGGTCAGTGATAAAGATGAAAACAagtgcttcttcttttgggtttgatcCAACTCGTGTCACTCAACTCTCTTGGACTCCTAG agtttttttgtatgaagGGTTTCTTTCTGATGAGGAATGTGATCATTTTATCAAATTG gcGAAAGGGAAGCTTGAGAAGTCAATGGTGGCTGATAATGATTCTGGTGAGAGTGTTGAGAGTGAA GATTCTGTTTCTGTGGTTAGACAAAGTAGCAGCTTCATTGCAAATATGGATAGTCTAGAGATT GATGATATAGTAAGTAATGTGGAGGCAAAACTTGCTGCGTGGACCTTTCTTCCCGAAG AGAATGGTGAATCCATGCAAATATTGCATTATGAGAATGGTCAAAAGTATGAACCGCATTTTGACTACTTTCACGACCAGGCTAATCTAGAGCTCGGTGGTCATCGGATTGCCACAGTATTGATGTACTTGTCCAATGTTGAAAAGGGAGGAGAAACAGTGTTTCCCATGTGGAAG GGTAAAGCAACTCAGTTGAAAGACGATAGCTGGACCGAATGTGCAAAACAAGGCTATGCAG TGAAACCGAGGAAAGGGGATGCATTACTGTTCTTCAATCTTCACCCAAATGCAACCACAGATTCAAATAGCTTACATGGAAGCTGTCCAGTGGTTGAGGGAGAGAAATGGTCAGCAACCAGATGGATTCACGTTAAGTCATTCGAAAGAGCGTTTAATAAGCAATCTGGATGTATGGACGAGAATGTGAGCTGCGAAAAATGGGCAAAGGCAGGGGAATGCCAGAAGAATCCAACATACATGGTTGGTTCAGACAAAGACCATGGATATTGCAGAAAGAGTTGCAAAGCTTGCTCATCTTAA
- a CDS encoding 60S acidic ribosomal protein family (60S acidic ribosomal protein family; FUNCTIONS IN: structural constituent of ribosome; INVOLVED IN: translational elongation; LOCATED IN: cytosol, cytosolic ribosome, ribosome, plasma membrane; EXPRESSED IN: 20 plant structures; EXPRESSED DURING: 11 growth stages; CONTAINS InterPro DOMAIN/s: Ribosomal protein 60S (InterPro:IPR001813); BEST Arabidopsis thaliana protein match is: 60S acidic ribosomal protein family (TAIR:AT5G40040.1); Has 1217 Blast hits to 1216 proteins in 338 species: Archae - 72; Bacteria - 1; Metazoa - 371; Fungi - 279; Plants - 263; Viruses - 0; Other Eukaryotes - 231 (source: NCBI BLink).): protein MKVIAAFLLAKLGGNENPTSNDLKKILESVGAEIDETKIDLLFSLIKDHDVTELIAAGREKMSALSSGGPAVAMVAGGGGGGAASAAEPVAESKKKVEEVKDESSDDAGMMGLFD, encoded by the coding sequence ATGAAGGTGATTGCTGCATTTCTCCTCGCGAAACTCGGTGGAAACGAGAATCCAACCTCAAATGATCTGAAGAAGATCTTGGAATCTGTTGGTGCTGAAATCGATGAAACGAAGATAGATCTGTTGTTTTCTCTCATCAAGGATCATGATGTGACGGAGCTTATTGCTGCTGGGAGAGAAAAGATGTCTGCTTTGTCTTCTGGTGGTCCAGCTGTTGCTATGGTGgctggaggtggtggtggtggtgctgCTTCGGCGGCTGAGCCGGTTGCTGAATCTAAGAAGAAGGTTGAAGAAGTGAAGGATGAATCTTCTGACGATGCAGGCATGATGGGTCTCTTTGATTGA
- a CDS encoding P-loop containing nucleoside triphosphate hydrolases superfamily protein (P-loop containing nucleoside triphosphate hydrolases superfamily protein; FUNCTIONS IN: nucleoside-triphosphatase activity, ATPase activity, nucleotide binding, ATP binding; EXPRESSED IN: 7 plant structures; EXPRESSED DURING: LP.06 six leaves visible, LP.04 four leaves visible, 4 anthesis, 4 leaf senescence stage; CONTAINS InterPro DOMAIN/s: ATPase, AAA-type, core (InterPro:IPR003959), ATPase, AAA+ type, core (InterPro:IPR003593); BEST Arabidopsis thaliana protein match is: P-loop containing nucleoside triphosphate hydrolases superfamily protein (TAIR:AT3G28540.1); Has 37676 Blast hits to 28869 proteins in 2974 species: Archae - 1302; Bacteria - 8814; Metazoa - 8958; Fungi - 4310; Plants - 3042; Viruses - 177; Other Eukaryotes - 11073 (source: NCBI BLink).), with the protein MLETGAIWGITGTTVTSFMFFWAIYKQYVPAHFRAYVERYFHKMIGWISYYVDIKFTEYTDEGLKRSQAYDSIRNYLASKSTALAKRLKANETKNSKSLVFSMDDHEEIEDEFEGVKVKWYSNVKVIQPQSNYGQRSSEERRHFTLSFHRRHRGMIIETYLDHVLREGKAIGLMNRERKLYTNNSSQEWYPWRSGKWSNVPFHHPATFETLAMDPEKKEGIKKDLIKFSKGKDYYKKVGKPWKRGYLLFGPPGTGKSTMIAAIANFLDYDVYDLELTTVKDNSELKKLLLDTTSKSIIVIEDIDCSLDLTGQRKKKKEEDEEEDGEEKKEGEKKPKVDDKQSKVTLSGLLNSIDGLWSACSGEKIIVFTTNFVDKLDPALIRRGRMDNHIEMSYCKFEAFKVLAKNYLEIETHDLYGEIERKLEETDMSPADVAETLMPKSDEEDADICIKRLVKTLEEEKEKARKLAEEEEKKKAEKEAKKMKKAEEAEEKKKKTEEDEKKEKVKAKEENGNVSQQNGNSIDLNKKSDS; encoded by the coding sequence ATGCTTGAAACTGGAGCCATATGGGGAATAACCGGCACGACGGTGACGAGCTTTATGTTCTTCTGGGCGATTTACAAACAATACGTCCCTGCCCATTTCCGAGCCTATGTGGAGAGATACTTCCACAAGATGATTGGATGGATCTCTTACTACGTTGACATCAAATTCACCGAGTACACAGATGAAGGTCTGAAGAGAAGCCAAGCCTACGACTCCATACGCAACTACTTAGCGTCGAAATCAACGGCTCTTGCTAAAAGACTAAAGGCCAACGAAACGAAAAACAGCAAATCTTTGGTGTTTAGTATGGATGATCATGAGGAAATTGAAGATGAGTTCGAAGGTGTGAAGGTGAAGTGGTATTCGAATGTGAAAGTGATTCAGCCTCAGTCTAATTATGGTCAACGCAGCTCAGAGGAGAGAAGGCACTTTACTCTTAGTTTCCATAGGCGACACCGAGGTATGATCATTGAGACTTATCTTGATCATGTTTTGAGAGAAGGGAAAGCTATTGGATTGATGAACAGAGAGAGGAAGCTTTACACTAATAACTCAAGTCAAGAATGGTATCCTTGGAGGTCAGGAAAGTGGAGCAACGTTCCTTTTCACCATCCGGCGACGTTTGAGACTTTGGCTATGGAtccagagaagaaagaagggaTTAAGAAGGATTTGATAAAGTTTAGCAAAGGGAAAGATTATTACAAGAAGGTTGGGAAGCCATGGAAGCGCGGTTATCTCTTGTTTGGCCCGCCCGGGACAGGGAAATCGACGATGATAGCTGCAATAGCGAATTTCTTGGACTATGATGTGTATGATCTTGAGCTAACGACGGTGAAGGATAACTCAGAGctgaagaagttgttgttggATACAACTAGTAAGTCTATCATTGTGATTGAAGATATTGATTGCTCGCTTGATCTTACGGGGCagcgaaagaagaaaaaagaggaagatgaagaggaggatggagaggagaagaaggaaggtgAGAAGAAGCCCAAGGTAGATGATAAGCAGAGCAAGGTTACTTTGTCAGGTTTATTAAACTCCATTGATGGGTTATGGTCAGCTTGTAGTGGTGAGAAGATCATAGTGTTCACAACTAATTTTGTGGATAAGCTTGATCCAGCATTGATACGTAGAGGAAGAATGGACAACCACATTGAGATGTCTTATTGCAAGTTTGAAGCATTCAAGGTTTTGGCTAAGAACTACTTGGAGATTGAAACACACGACTTGTATGGAGAAATCGAAAGAAAGCTCGAAGAAACCGATATGTCCCCCGCGGATGTTGCGGAGACTTTGATGCCGAAATCTGACGAAGAAGATGCAGATATTTGCATCAAGCGTTTGGTCAAGACtttggaggaagagaaggagaaagcaaGGAAGTtggctgaggaagaagagaagaagaaagcagagaaggaagcaaagaagatgaagaaagcagaggaagcagaggagaagaagaagaagacagaggaagatgagaagaaggagaaagtgAAGGCCAAGGAGGAAAACGGCAACGTTTCTCAACAAAATGGCAACTCAATTGATTTGAACAAGAAAAGTGACTCATGa
- a CDS encoding Oxoglutarate/iron-dependent oxygenase (Oxoglutarate/iron-dependent oxygenase; FUNCTIONS IN: oxidoreductase activity, acting on paired donors, with incorporation or reduction of molecular oxygen, 2-oxoglutarate as one donor, and incorporation of one atom each of oxygen into both donors, oxidoreductase activity, oxidoreductase activity, acting on paired donors, with incorporation or reduction of molecular oxygen, iron ion binding, L-ascorbic acid binding; INVOLVED IN: oxidation reduction, peptidyl-proline hydroxylation to 4-hydroxy-L-proline; LOCATED IN: endomembrane system; EXPRESSED IN: petal, sepal, male gametophyte, flower, pollen tube; EXPRESSED DURING: L mature pollen stage, M germinated pollen stage, 4 anthesis, petal differentiation and expansion stage; CONTAINS InterPro DOMAIN/s: Prolyl 4-hydroxylase, alpha subunit (InterPro:IPR006620), Oxoglutarate/iron-dependent oxygenase (InterPro:IPR005123), Metridin-like ShK toxin (InterPro:IPR003582); BEST Arabidopsis thaliana protein match is: Oxoglutarate/iron-dependent oxygenase (TAIR:AT3G28480.1); Has 2477 Blast hits to 2439 proteins in 330 species: Archae - 0; Bacteria - 383; Metazoa - 1060; Fungi - 71; Plants - 412; Viruses - 15; Other Eukaryotes - 536 (source: NCBI BLink).), protein MDSQYFLAFSLSLLLIFSQISSFSFSVDPTRITQLSWTPRAFLYKGFLSDEECDHLIKLAKGKLEKSMVVADVDSGESEDSEVRTSSGMFLTKRQDDIVANVEAKLAAWTFLPEENGEALQILHYENGQKYDPHFDYFYDKKALELGGHRIATVLMYLSNVTKGGETVFPNWKGKTPQLKDDSWSKCAKQGYAVKPRKGDALLFFNLHLNGTTDPNSLHGSCPVIEGEKWSATRWIHVRSFGKKKLVCVDDHESCQEWADAGECEKNPMYMVGSETSLGFCRKSCKAC, encoded by the exons ATGGATTCTCAATATTTTCTTGCATTTtccctttctcttctcttgattTTCTCTCAAATTTCATCTTTCTCCTTTAGTGTTGATCCAACTAGAATCACTCAACTCTCTTGGACTCCTAG GGCATTTTTATACAAAGGATTTCTCTCAGATGAGGAATGTGATCATTTGATTAAGTTG GCAAAAGGAAAGCTTGAGAAGTCAATGGTGGTGGCTGATGTTGATTCAGGTGAGAGTGAAGACAGTGAAGTACGCACAAGTTCTGGAATGTTTCTGACCAAAAGACAG GATGATATAGTAGCTAATGTCGAGGCTAAACTTGCTGCATGGACCTTTCTTCCTGAGG AAAATGGGGAAGCCTTACAAATACTGCACTATGAGAATGGTCAAAAATATGATCCGCATTTCGACTATTTTTACGACAAGAAAGCTCTAGAGCTAGGTGGTCATCGGATCGCCACCGTACTAATGTACTTGTCCAATGTCACAAAGGGTGGAGAAACAGTGTTTCCCAACTGGAAG GGTAAAACACCTCAGCTGAAAGACGATAGCTGGTCGAAATGTGCAAAACAAGGCTATGCag TGAAACCGAGGAAAGGTGACGCATTATtgttcttcaatcttcatctAAATGGAACAACGGACCCAAATAGCTTACATGGAAGTTGTCCGGTGATTGAGGGAGAGAAATGGTCAGCAACTAGATGGATTCATGTTAGGTCATTCGGTAAGAAGAAACTTGTGTGTGTGGACGATCATGAGAGCTGCCAAGAATGGGCAGATGCAGGGGAATGCGAGAAGAATCCAATGTACATGGTGGGTTCGGAAACTTCCCTTGGATTTTGTAGAAAGAGCTGCAAAGCTTGTTGA
- a CDS encoding Oxoglutarate/iron-dependent oxygenase (Oxoglutarate/iron-dependent oxygenase; FUNCTIONS IN: oxidoreductase activity, acting on paired donors, with incorporation or reduction of molecular oxygen, 2-oxoglutarate as one donor, and incorporation of one atom each of oxygen into both donors, oxidoreductase activity, oxidoreductase activity, acting on paired donors, with incorporation or reduction of molecular oxygen, L-ascorbic acid binding, iron ion binding; INVOLVED IN: oxidation reduction, peptidyl-proline hydroxylation to 4-hydroxy-L-proline; LOCATED IN: Golgi apparatus, plasma membrane; EXPRESSED IN: 25 plant structures; EXPRESSED DURING: 13 growth stages; CONTAINS InterPro DOMAIN/s: Prolyl 4-hydroxylase, alpha subunit (InterPro:IPR006620), Oxoglutarate/iron-dependent oxygenase (InterPro:IPR005123), Metridin-like ShK toxin (InterPro:IPR003582); BEST Arabidopsis thaliana protein match is: Oxoglutarate/iron-dependent oxygenase (TAIR:AT3G28490.1); Has 2540 Blast hits to 2497 proteins in 339 species: Archae - 0; Bacteria - 391; Metazoa - 1089; Fungi - 70; Plants - 415; Viruses - 17; Other Eukaryotes - 558 (source: NCBI BLink).), protein MDSRIFLAFSLCFLFTLPLISSAPNRFLTRSSNTRDGSVIKMKTSASSFGFDPTRVTQLSWTPRVFLYEGFLSDEECDHFIKLAKGKLEKSMVADNDSGESVESEVRTSSGMFLSKRQDDIVSNVEAKLAAWTFLPEENGESMQILHYENGQKYEPHFDYFHDQANLELGGHRIATVLMYLSNVEKGGETVFPMWKGKATQLKDDSWTECAKQGYAVKPRKGDALLFFNLHPNATTDSNSLHGSCPVVEGEKWSATRWIHVKSFERAFNKQSGCMDENVSCEKWAKAGECQKNPTYMVGSDKDHGYCRKSCKACSS, encoded by the exons ATGGATTCTCGGATTTTTCTCGCATTTtccctctgttttctcttcacTCTCCCTCTAATTTCATCTGCACCTAACCGCTTCCTCACTAGATCGAGTAACACTAG AGATGGGTCAGTGATAAAGATGAAAACAagtgcttcttcttttgggtttgatcCAACTCGTGTCACTCAACTCTCTTGGACTCCTAG agtttttttgtatgaagGGTTTCTTTCTGATGAGGAATGTGATCATTTTATCAAATTG gcGAAAGGGAAGCTTGAGAAGTCAATGGTGGCTGATAATGATTCTGGTGAGAGTGTTGAGAGTGAAGTACGCACTAGTTCTGGAATGTTTCTCTCCAAACGACAG GATGATATAGTAAGTAATGTGGAGGCAAAACTTGCTGCGTGGACCTTTCTTCCCGAAG AGAATGGTGAATCCATGCAAATATTGCATTATGAGAATGGTCAAAAGTATGAACCGCATTTTGACTACTTTCACGACCAGGCTAATCTAGAGCTCGGTGGTCATCGGATTGCCACAGTATTGATGTACTTGTCCAATGTTGAAAAGGGAGGAGAAACAGTGTTTCCCATGTGGAAG GGTAAAGCAACTCAGTTGAAAGACGATAGCTGGACCGAATGTGCAAAACAAGGCTATGCAG TGAAACCGAGGAAAGGGGATGCATTACTGTTCTTCAATCTTCACCCAAATGCAACCACAGATTCAAATAGCTTACATGGAAGCTGTCCAGTGGTTGAGGGAGAGAAATGGTCAGCAACCAGATGGATTCACGTTAAGTCATTCGAAAGAGCGTTTAATAAGCAATCTGGATGTATGGACGAGAATGTGAGCTGCGAAAAATGGGCAAAGGCAGGGGAATGCCAGAAGAATCCAACATACATGGTTGGTTCAGACAAAGACCATGGATATTGCAGAAAGAGTTGCAAAGCTTGCTCATCTTAA